A single region of the Mercenaria mercenaria strain notata chromosome 6, MADL_Memer_1, whole genome shotgun sequence genome encodes:
- the LOC123548553 gene encoding partitioning defective protein 6-like, which produces MSKSSKSSLRSDSGIIEIKSKFDAEFRRFSVDRCSHLKFEPFRDSVEKLHFLNDTPFTITYTDTHGDLLPINNDDNFNLALSTAKPVLRIFVQKKGENYAELNGYGTVQKKKKLLTKMRSNDTTNYGRNRIPIGLPEDFRRVSAIIDVDIVPETHRRVKLMKNGSDKPLGFYIRDGTSVRVTPQGLEKVPGIFISRLVPGGLAESTGLLAVNDEVLEVNGIEVCGKTLDQVTDMMVANSSNLIITVKPVNQRLTLAPQRGGVGRYSQMSQASHLSSASGHSRQSSKSYDSDLIAEHDDEDEVQDYLNKSSKSEHSDRSEKSRVSERSEKSDKLRNIEKEKLDRSDRSNHSGRSNDSGRNNGSGRQKNGSGRLNKDAAKQNNGSGRQKHEGGGTNGEGDNPIVTL; this is translated from the exons ATGTCGAAGAGTTCGAAGTCATCACTTCGAAGTGACTCTggaattattgaaataaaaagcaag TTTGATGCAGAATTTCGAAGATTTTCGGTTGATCGCTGCAGTCATCTGAAGTTTGAACCATTCCGGGACAGTGTGGAGAAGTTGCATTTTCTAAATGATACTCCTTTCACGATAACATACACAGACACCCACGGTGACCTGTTACCAATTAACAATGATGATAACTTTAATTTGGCACTTTCCACTGCAAAACCAGTGCTACGGATATTTGTACAAAAGAAAG gTGAGAATTATGCTGAACTGAATGGATATGGCACAGTTCAGAAGAAGAAGAAACTGTTGACAAAAATGAGGAGCAACGACACAACAAACTACGGCAGGAACCGTATTCCGATTGGGTTGCCTGAAGATTTCCGCAGAGTTTCTGCAATTATTGATGTTGATATTGTGCCTGAAACACATCGTAGGGTCAAACTGATGAAAAACGGTTCTGATAAGCCTTTAGGATTTTATATTCGGGACGGTACAAGTGTTAGAGTTACACCACAGGGTTTAGAAAAAGTTCCTGGCATTTTCATTTCGAGACTTGTGCCTGGAGGTTTAGCTGAGAGTACTGGACTTCTTGCCGTAAATGATGAAGTTTTGGAAGTTAACGGAATTGAGGTATGTGGAAAGACACTTGATCAAGTCACCGATATGATGGTTGCCAATAGTTCAAATTTGATCATAACTGTGAAACCTGTGAATCAAAGGTTAACATTAGCTCCGCAACGAGGAGGCGTTGGAAGATATTCACAGATGTCGCAAGCATCACATTTGTCGTCGGCTTCAGGTCATTCAAGACAGTCTTCCAAATCTTATGATAGTGACCTGATCGCCGAGCACGATGATGAAGATGAAGTGCAGGATTATTTGAATAAAAGTTCTAAAAGTGAACACAGTGATCGTTCAGAGAAAAGCAGAGTTAGTGAACGGAGTGAAAAATCTGATAAATTACGtaacatagaaaaagaaaaacttgatagAAGTGACAGGAGTAATCACAGTGGGAGGAGTAATGATAGTGGGCGGAATAATGGGAGTGGACGACAGAAAAATGGAAGTGGACGTTTAAATAAAGATGcagcaaaacaaaacaatggtAGTGGTAGACAAAAACATGAAGGAGGGGGCACAAATGGGGAGGGGGATAACCCCATTGTCACATTGTAA